A window of Dickeya zeae NCPPB 2538 contains these coding sequences:
- the rpsE gene encoding 30S ribosomal protein S5, with protein MAHIEKQAGELQEKLIAVNRVSKTVKGGRIFSFTALTVVGDGNGRVGFGYGKAREVPAAIQKAMEKARRNMMNVALNNGTLQHPVKGAHTGSRVFMQPASEGTGIIAGGAMRAVLEVAGVHNVLAKAYGSTNPINVVRATIDGLANMKSPEMVAAKRGKSVEDILG; from the coding sequence ATGGCTCACATCGAAAAACAAGCTGGCGAACTGCAGGAAAAGCTGATCGCGGTAAATCGCGTATCTAAAACCGTTAAAGGTGGTCGTATTTTCTCCTTCACAGCACTGACTGTGGTAGGTGATGGTAACGGTCGCGTAGGTTTTGGTTACGGCAAAGCTCGCGAAGTTCCGGCAGCGATCCAGAAAGCGATGGAAAAAGCCCGTCGCAATATGATGAATGTCGCGCTGAACAACGGCACTCTGCAGCACCCGGTTAAAGGTGCACACACAGGTTCTCGTGTGTTCATGCAGCCAGCTTCCGAAGGTACCGGTATCATCGCCGGTGGTGCAATGCGCGCCGTCCTGGAAGTTGCAGGGGTTCACAACGTATTGGCTAAGGCCTATGGTTCCACAAACCCGATTAACGTGGTTCGTGCAACTATCGACGGCTTGGCTAACATGAAGTCCCCGGAAATGGTCGCTGCCAAGCGTGGTAAATCCGTTGAAGACATTCTGGGGTAA
- the secY gene encoding preprotein translocase subunit SecY encodes MAKQPGLDFQSAKGGVGELKRRLLFVIGALIVFRIGSFIPIPGIDATVLAKLLEQQRGTIIEMFNMFSGGALSRASIFALGIMPYISASIIIQLLTVVHPALAEIKKEGEAGRRKISQYTRYGTLVLGIFQSIGIATGLPNMPGMQGLVINPGFAFYFTAVVSLVTGTMFLMWLGEQITERGIGNGISIIIFAGIVAGLPPAIGHTIEQARQGDLHFLLLLLVAVLVFAVTFFVVFIERGQRRIVVNYAKRQQGRRVYAAQSTHLPLKVNMAGVIPAIFASSIILFPATIASWFGGGTGWNWLTTISLYLQPGQPLYVLLYASAIIFFCFFYTALVFNPRETADNLKKSGAFVPGIRPGEQTAKYIDKVMTRLTLVGAMYITFICLIPEFMRDAMKVPFYFGGTSLLIVVVVIMDFMAQVQTLLMSSQYESALKKANLKGYSR; translated from the coding sequence ATGGCTAAACAACCAGGATTAGATTTTCAAAGTGCTAAAGGCGGAGTTGGCGAACTGAAACGCAGACTGTTGTTTGTTATCGGTGCGTTGATTGTTTTCCGTATTGGCTCTTTTATTCCCATTCCTGGTATTGATGCCACTGTGCTTGCCAAATTGCTCGAACAACAGCGTGGCACCATCATTGAAATGTTTAACATGTTCTCTGGTGGTGCTTTAAGCCGCGCTTCAATTTTCGCACTGGGAATTATGCCGTATATTTCGGCATCCATCATCATTCAGTTGTTGACGGTGGTTCATCCCGCATTGGCGGAAATTAAGAAGGAAGGGGAAGCTGGCCGACGTAAAATCAGCCAGTACACCCGCTACGGCACTTTGGTGTTGGGGATATTTCAGTCAATCGGTATTGCTACCGGTTTACCGAATATGCCTGGAATGCAAGGTCTGGTAATTAATCCAGGCTTTGCGTTTTATTTCACCGCTGTTGTCAGTCTGGTCACAGGGACTATGTTCCTGATGTGGCTGGGCGAGCAGATTACTGAACGCGGTATCGGTAACGGTATCTCAATCATAATCTTTGCAGGTATTGTTGCGGGTTTACCGCCGGCTATTGGCCATACCATCGAGCAAGCGCGGCAAGGCGATCTGCACTTCCTCCTGTTGCTGTTGGTTGCAGTGCTGGTATTCGCTGTAACGTTCTTTGTGGTGTTTATCGAGCGCGGTCAACGTCGTATCGTTGTTAACTACGCCAAACGCCAGCAAGGACGTCGCGTATATGCAGCACAGAGTACACATTTACCACTGAAGGTGAATATGGCCGGTGTTATTCCAGCTATCTTTGCTTCCAGTATTATTCTGTTCCCGGCGACGATAGCATCGTGGTTTGGGGGCGGTACCGGTTGGAACTGGCTGACGACTATTTCGCTGTATCTGCAGCCTGGGCAACCGCTTTATGTGTTACTCTATGCATCTGCAATCATCTTCTTCTGTTTCTTCTATACCGCGTTGGTGTTTAACCCGCGTGAAACAGCAGATAACCTGAAGAAGTCCGGTGCATTCGTGCCAGGAATTCGTCCGGGAGAGCAAACGGCGAAGTATATTGATAAAGTAATGACCCGCCTGACGTTAGTTGGTGCGATGTATATTACCTTTATCTGCCTCATCCCGGAGTTCATGCGTGACGCAATGAAAGTGCCGTTCTATTTCGGTGGGACGTCATTACTGATCGTTGTTGTTGTGATCATGGACTTTATGGCTCAAGTGCAAACGCTGCTGATGTCAAGTCAGTACGAGTCTGCATTGAAGAAGGCGAACCTGAAAGGCTATAGCCGCTGA
- the rpmD gene encoding 50S ribosomal protein L30: MAKTIKITQTRSAIGRLPKHKATLLGLGLRRIGHTVEREDTPAVRGMVNAVSYMVKVEE; this comes from the coding sequence ATGGCAAAGACTATTAAAATTACTCAAACCCGTAGTGCAATCGGTCGTCTGCCGAAACATAAGGCAACGCTGCTTGGCCTGGGTCTGCGTCGTATTGGTCACACCGTTGAGCGCGAGGATACTCCTGCTGTTCGCGGTATGGTCAACGCGGTTTCCTACATGGTTAAAGTGGAGGAGTAA
- the rplR gene encoding 50S ribosomal protein L18: protein MDKKSARIRRATRARRKIRELGATRLVVHRTPRHIYAQVIAPNGSEVLVAASTVEKAIAEQLKYTGNKDAAAAVGKAVAERALEKGIKGVAFDRSGFQYHGRVQALADAAREAGLQF from the coding sequence ATGGATAAGAAATCAGCTCGTATCCGTCGTGCAACCCGCGCACGTCGCAAAATCCGTGAATTGGGTGCGACTCGTCTGGTGGTACATCGTACCCCCCGGCATATTTATGCGCAGGTTATCGCACCGAACGGTTCTGAAGTCCTGGTAGCCGCTTCTACTGTAGAAAAAGCTATCGCTGAGCAACTGAAGTATACCGGTAACAAAGACGCGGCCGCAGCTGTTGGTAAAGCTGTTGCTGAACGCGCTCTGGAAAAAGGCATCAAGGGTGTGGCCTTTGACCGTTCCGGGTTCCAATATCATGGTCGAGTCCAGGCACTGGCAGATGCTGCCCGTGAAGCTGGCCTTCAGTTCTAA
- the rplO gene encoding 50S ribosomal protein L15 → MRLNTLSPAEGSKHAPKRLGRGIGSGLGKTGGRGVKGQNSRSGGGVRRGFEGGQMPLYRRLPKFGFTSRKAMITAEIRLSDLARVEGDVVDLNTLKAANVIGVQIEFAKVILSGEVARPVTIRGLRVTKGARAAIEAAGGKIEE, encoded by the coding sequence ATGCGTTTGAATACTCTGTCTCCGGCCGAAGGCTCTAAACACGCGCCGAAGCGCTTAGGTCGCGGTATTGGTTCCGGCCTCGGTAAGACTGGTGGTCGCGGCGTCAAAGGTCAGAACTCTCGTTCTGGCGGTGGCGTACGTCGTGGCTTCGAAGGCGGTCAGATGCCTTTGTATCGTCGTCTGCCGAAGTTCGGCTTCACTTCTCGCAAAGCGATGATTACAGCGGAAATCCGTCTGTCTGATCTGGCTCGTGTGGAAGGCGATGTTGTTGATCTGAATACGCTGAAAGCTGCTAACGTCATCGGCGTTCAGATTGAATTCGCGAAAGTGATTCTGTCTGGCGAAGTTGCACGTCCGGTAACGATTCGTGGTCTGCGCGTCACCAAAGGCGCTCGTGCTGCTATCGAAGCTGCTGGCGGCAAAATTGAGGAATAA
- the rpsH gene encoding 30S ribosomal protein S8: MSMQDPIADMLTRIRNGQAANKVAVTMPSSKLKVAIANVLKEEGFIEDFKVEGDTKPELELTLKYFQGKAVVESIQRISRPGLRIYKRKDELPKVMAGLGIAVVSTSKGVMTDRAARQAGLGGEIICYVA, translated from the coding sequence CGTAACGGTCAGGCCGCGAACAAAGTTGCGGTCACCATGCCTTCCTCCAAGCTGAAAGTGGCAATTGCCAACGTGCTGAAGGAAGAAGGTTTTATTGAAGATTTTAAAGTTGAAGGCGACACCAAGCCTGAACTGGAACTGACTCTTAAGTATTTCCAGGGCAAGGCTGTTGTAGAAAGCATTCAGCGTATCAGCCGTCCTGGTCTGCGCATCTATAAACGCAAAGATGAGCTGCCGAAAGTTATGGCCGGTTTAGGTATCGCAGTTGTTTCTACCTCTAAAGGTGTGATGACTGATCGTGCAGCTCGCCAGGCTGGTCTTGGTGGCGAGATTATCTGCTACGTAGCTTAA
- the rplF gene encoding 50S ribosomal protein L6 gives MSRVAKAPVVIPAGVEVKLNGQDVSIKGKNGELVREINAAVEVKQADNVLTFAPREGFADGWAQAGTTRALLNSMVIGVTEGFTKKLQLVGVGYRAAVKGNVVNLALGFSHPIDHELPAGITAECPSQTEIVLKGADKQLIGQVAADLRAYRRPEPYKGKGVRYADEVVRTKEAKKK, from the coding sequence ATGTCTCGTGTTGCAAAAGCACCCGTCGTCATTCCTGCCGGCGTAGAGGTAAAACTCAACGGTCAGGATGTTTCGATCAAGGGTAAAAACGGCGAGTTGGTTCGTGAGATCAATGCCGCTGTCGAAGTTAAACAAGCTGATAACGTGCTGACTTTCGCCCCGCGCGAAGGTTTTGCTGATGGCTGGGCTCAGGCCGGTACTACCCGCGCCCTGTTGAACAGCATGGTTATCGGTGTTACCGAAGGCTTCACCAAAAAGCTGCAATTGGTAGGTGTAGGTTATCGTGCAGCCGTGAAAGGTAATGTGGTGAATTTGGCCCTGGGCTTCTCTCACCCGATCGATCACGAACTGCCTGCAGGCATTACTGCTGAATGTCCGTCTCAGACTGAAATCGTACTGAAAGGTGCGGATAAACAGCTGATCGGTCAGGTAGCGGCTGACCTGCGTGCTTACCGTCGTCCTGAGCCTTACAAAGGCAAAGGTGTCCGTTACGCCGATGAAGTCGTGCGTACCAAAGAGGCTAAGAAGAAGTAA